One Dietzia sp. JS16-p6b genomic window carries:
- a CDS encoding class I SAM-dependent DNA methyltransferase: protein MPTTNAAFIWSIANKLRGPYQPNQYGDVILPFTILRRLDAILAPTKAEVLTEYARLQDSGIDPFVVLRSRFGLPFFNTSAWDFGKLAADPAGLADNLIDYIEGFSPNIRDVFDGYKLPELIDDLNKKDRLFLIVKDFANVDLHPDRVSGHDMGYIFEELIRKFAESNNAQAGDHFTPREVISLMVDLLYADKDLELTTPGIVRTIYDPAAGTGGMLSVAYDHLVEMNPDAKPVLYGQEVNPRSYAMCKSDMVIKGQGVGNIYNGDTLTDDGFHGEHFDFLLSNPPFGVEWKTQQKAVKDEHEQRGFAGRFGPGLPRVSDGSLLFLMHLISKMRPVRSPEDKGSRLAIVLNGSPLFTGGAGSGESNIRQWIIENDLLDAIIALPTDMFYNTGISTYIWILDNAKTEERKGKVQLINAVEMSGKMRKSLGSKRKELRQQDIEKICELYDGFENHQNDDEAPALSKVFDNSEFGYRTITVERPLQLRFHIADDTAELVLATKAIAKLPAADQDAIRSALDGLSGREWTNRDAFVTELRAALKAAGMAKVGAPVIKTIWTTIGEHDPEADVITTKGKPEPDTSLRDTENVPLTEDIEEYFGSEVLPHVPDAWIDHDKTRIGYEIPFTRHFYRYTPPRPLEEIQKDLRKLVTEIQAMLAEVGA from the coding sequence TTGCCCACCACCAACGCCGCCTTCATCTGGTCCATCGCCAACAAGCTGCGCGGGCCCTACCAGCCCAACCAATACGGCGACGTGATCCTGCCGTTCACGATCCTGCGGCGCCTGGACGCGATCCTCGCGCCGACCAAGGCGGAGGTGCTCACCGAGTACGCGCGGTTGCAGGACAGCGGCATCGACCCGTTCGTGGTTCTGCGGTCAAGGTTCGGGCTGCCGTTCTTCAACACCTCGGCGTGGGACTTCGGCAAGCTCGCGGCGGACCCGGCGGGCCTGGCGGACAATCTCATCGATTACATCGAGGGGTTCTCGCCCAACATCCGGGACGTCTTCGACGGCTACAAGCTCCCCGAACTGATCGATGATCTTAACAAGAAGGACCGCCTGTTCCTGATCGTCAAGGACTTCGCGAACGTCGACCTGCACCCGGATCGGGTCAGCGGGCACGACATGGGCTACATCTTCGAGGAACTCATCAGAAAGTTCGCCGAGTCCAACAACGCCCAGGCCGGTGACCACTTCACTCCGCGTGAAGTCATCTCCCTGATGGTCGACCTGTTGTACGCCGACAAGGACCTCGAGCTCACCACTCCCGGCATCGTGCGCACCATCTACGACCCCGCGGCGGGCACGGGCGGCATGCTCTCGGTCGCCTACGACCACTTGGTGGAGATGAACCCCGACGCCAAGCCGGTGCTGTACGGCCAGGAGGTCAACCCGCGCTCGTACGCCATGTGTAAGTCGGACATGGTGATCAAGGGCCAGGGCGTGGGGAACATCTACAACGGTGACACGCTCACCGACGACGGCTTCCACGGCGAGCACTTCGACTTCCTGCTGTCGAATCCGCCGTTCGGGGTGGAGTGGAAGACGCAGCAGAAGGCGGTCAAGGACGAGCACGAGCAGCGGGGCTTCGCGGGCCGTTTCGGTCCCGGCCTACCGCGGGTCTCCGACGGCTCTCTGCTGTTCCTGATGCACCTGATCAGCAAGATGCGGCCCGTCCGCTCCCCGGAGGACAAGGGCTCCCGGCTGGCGATCGTCCTCAACGGCTCGCCCCTGTTCACCGGCGGCGCCGGCTCCGGCGAGTCCAATATCCGGCAGTGGATCATCGAAAACGACCTGCTTGACGCGATCATCGCGCTGCCGACGGACATGTTCTACAACACCGGCATCTCTACCTACATCTGGATCCTGGACAACGCCAAGACCGAGGAGCGCAAGGGCAAGGTCCAGCTCATCAACGCGGTCGAGATGTCCGGCAAGATGCGCAAGTCCCTCGGCTCCAAGCGCAAGGAACTCCGCCAGCAGGACATCGAGAAGATCTGCGAACTCTACGACGGCTTTGAAAACCACCAAAACGACGACGAGGCGCCCGCCCTGTCAAAGGTGTTCGACAACTCGGAGTTCGGATACCGCACCATCACCGTTGAGCGGCCCCTGCAGCTGCGATTCCACATCGCCGACGACACCGCCGAACTCGTGCTCGCGACCAAGGCCATCGCCAAGCTCCCTGCGGCCGACCAGGACGCCATCCGCAGCGCCCTCGATGGCCTCTCGGGCCGCGAGTGGACCAACCGCGATGCCTTCGTCACCGAGCTCAGGGCCGCGCTGAAGGCTGCGGGCATGGCCAAGGTCGGTGCCCCGGTGATCAAGACGATTTGGACGACGATCGGCGAACACGATCCCGAGGCCGACGTCATCACCACCAAGGGCAAGCCCGAACCCGACACCTCACTCCGGGACACAGAGAACGTCCCGCTGACCGAGGACATCGAGGAGTACTTCGGAAGCGAGGTCCTGCCCCACGTGCCGGACGCGTGGATCGACCACGACAAGACCCGCATCGGCTACGAAATCCCCTTCACCCGCCACTTCTATCGATACACCCCGCCCCGCCCCCTCGAAGAAATCCAGAAGGACCTCCGCAAACTCGTGACGGAAATCCAGGCCATGCTCGCGGAGGTGGGGGCATGA
- a CDS encoding restriction endonuclease subunit S, whose translation MTWPAYTEYKESDVEWIGAIPCDWSVRPLRYICDVQTGDRDTVHRVDDGEYPFFIRSENVQRIDTWSMDGEAVLTPGDGAVGQVFHYYVGKFDYHQRVYAFFNFRAVSGRYFYYYLSALFAKVALDGSAKTTVDSLRMPLIKGFMIAHPGLLAQEQIVRFLDRETAKIDALIDKQEQLIATLREDRAATITHAVTRGLSPETHLKETGTRWIDALPQHWIFSRLSRHVSINSGQVDPRNEPYREMILIAPNHVESGTGRLIETETADEQAADSGKYRVTAGQVIYSKIRPNLAKVTIAPVDCLCSADMYGLSTDQNELASGFLMYELLSQPFTDYVIDSSMRVAMPKVNHESLGAAPIWIPPIEEQHAVVKFLDARCANIDALIIKSLEMIETLHEYRSALIANAVTGKIDVREAV comes from the coding sequence ATGACCTGGCCTGCGTACACGGAATACAAGGAGTCCGACGTCGAGTGGATCGGCGCAATTCCATGTGATTGGTCAGTGCGGCCACTTCGCTACATTTGCGATGTTCAGACCGGTGATCGCGACACCGTGCATCGCGTTGACGACGGTGAATATCCATTCTTCATTCGATCTGAAAATGTACAGCGCATCGACACTTGGTCCATGGATGGCGAAGCCGTGCTAACTCCTGGAGATGGCGCTGTGGGGCAAGTTTTTCACTATTACGTCGGGAAGTTTGATTACCATCAACGCGTATATGCGTTCTTCAATTTTCGGGCAGTATCTGGAAGATACTTCTACTACTACCTCTCGGCATTGTTCGCGAAAGTCGCTTTAGATGGAAGCGCAAAAACAACTGTAGATTCATTGCGGATGCCCCTCATCAAAGGATTTATGATTGCGCATCCAGGACTATTGGCACAAGAGCAGATAGTTCGATTCCTCGACCGCGAGACCGCCAAGATCGATGCGCTGATCGACAAGCAGGAGCAGCTTATCGCCACCCTGCGCGAGGACCGCGCCGCCACAATCACCCACGCGGTCACTAGAGGGCTCTCTCCAGAGACGCACTTGAAGGAAACAGGCACCAGGTGGATTGACGCCCTCCCCCAGCATTGGATCTTCAGCAGGCTCAGTCGCCATGTATCGATCAATTCCGGACAAGTAGATCCTCGGAACGAACCGTACCGCGAAATGATCCTAATCGCGCCGAATCATGTGGAATCGGGGACAGGCAGGCTGATTGAGACTGAGACCGCCGACGAGCAGGCCGCAGATAGCGGCAAATATCGAGTTACGGCTGGTCAAGTGATTTATTCGAAAATTCGACCAAACCTGGCGAAGGTCACTATAGCGCCAGTTGACTGCCTCTGCAGCGCAGACATGTACGGCCTATCAACCGATCAGAACGAGCTCGCCTCCGGATTCCTTATGTACGAACTGTTGTCTCAGCCCTTCACCGATTATGTAATTGACTCGTCGATGCGAGTCGCGATGCCGAAAGTGAACCACGAGTCTTTGGGCGCGGCACCGATCTGGATTCCGCCAATTGAGGAGCAGCACGCGGTCGTGAAATTCTTGGACGCACGATGCGCAAATATCGATGCGCTGATTATTAAGTCGCTTGAGATGATCGAGACACTCCACGAGTACCGCTCCGCCCTGATCGCCAATGCAGTGACGGGCAAGATCGACGTGAGGGAGGCTGTGTAG